The Bacteroidia bacterium genomic interval ATCGTTTGGGTCCACAGGCAGGAGTAAGACCCTGGGATCAATTTCTTTTTAGCACGGGAGAACATGAGCCCACGGTGAGTAAAGCTGTATTGACGGACACCAATTTGCTTGAAACATCCCTTCCTGAATCTATCCATATCCACATGGGAGCTTGTGAGAGTTATCAATCTGCATTTGAGGTTCCTGGCCAACAAGGGGTTTTTTCCAAAAATTTGCTACATATTCTGGAGCAGACTCAGGATTCCATAAGTTTTCGGGACCTTCATGCAAGGGTCAGGTACCGAGTCAGGCAAAAATACAGTCAATTTCCCACCCTGTATGCGAAGGGATTGAAAAAAGATCAAATTATTGTTCATGATTTGCTTGATGGGACATTTTTGACGGGTCTGGAATCTCAACGCAAAGTTTTGGCAAATGTTTTCAAACAACATGGGAAGTGGAGATTGGACAAAGGAGCTATACATGGAATCCCTCCAAAACAGGCAGTACAAAAGCTAAACATTCAGATCCTGGACGATACTGATGAAACCTTTTCTCTGGGTAAATTGAAAGAAGTAAAGCCTGCTTTTAGTGTTATTGATTCTGTAAATCCTGAAAACCTACAAGTAAGAAAGCGATTAGGTACGGGTCCAAAGAAAGAATACCAAGCCAGAATCAGTGGATTGTATAATGATCCATTAGTTATTTATATAGGCGGAACGGATAGGTTGATTGCCGACCTCAAAAGCCTCCTTGATGAAGCTAGCATCCAAGTGCAACTTCAGGAGCTGAATATCGAATGGGTAGATGACCCTATGGAGGCTAGCTATCAATTACTAGCATCAGAAGAAGGATACACCCTAACTCATGCAGGCGAAACTCTGGCCAAGAAGGAAGATTTTCCTCTGTTAGACCCAATTCGCAGAAATACGGCAAATCTTGCCGAACAACTATTGCGCTACCTTTCCCATATTGCCCATTGGAATTTTGTGAGAGCTCTTCATAATCCCAAACCTAAAACTAATCTGAAAGAGGTTTTAAAATGGGAATTGATTTGGCAGCCTGCTTTGGGAGATCACACCAAGGATATAGCGATGCAAGAATACCTGGAGGAAATCACCTTCAACCCAGATAAAGAGGCAGAAGAAGCAAAATTGCCAGATCCTTTTGAGTATCCAGACTGGGAAATTGAATTAGCAAAGCCCCGCTTGGATGAAGAAGCCTTTGGATACTTGCGTCTGTGGATTCAAAACTTGTCAGAAAAGCCTTTGTACATAAGCTTACTCTACATGGGGCATCTTTTTCAGGTGAATTCAAGAACTATGCCTAGACAAAAAGAGGTTGTAAGACTAGGCGGGAAGGAAAAAATTTGGGGCTTGGGCAATGAAAGCATAGGCTCTCCTGTGTATTTTCGTCCATATGAAAGGGATAAGCGTAACCGGGGGCAAATGTTTTACCTTAAATTAATTGTCAGTAATAGCCCTTTTGAATTGTCTGGAAGTCTCAACCAAACCCGATTGCCGTTTCCCGGGGAAAATCTAGCCAAAGACGGAATAAAGCAAGAACAAGGGCCTGTTCAAGGCTATCCAGACGGTGCTTTTTGGCTAACAAAAATACTGAGGATACGTGTGCTTAATCCCGACTACCAAGCTAGCCCTTAGCCGGAGAAGAAACCTTAACCTAAAACTTTTTCTATTCTATGGATATATTTACGGCAGATCAACGGAGTGGTATAGACAAAAAGCCCATACTTGACCAATGGGCCGTAGTCATTGGTATATCTACATACAAAGATTCCAAAAGGCCCCCAAAAGGAAAAGATCAGGAGGCGGTAGGGCTCTCTCCAGCATTTAATAGGACCATTAATCCCTTGGAATTCGCACATACTGACGCCCGTTCATTTAAGGAACAATTGGAATCAGGAAGATGTGGCTCCTTTAAAGATATCAGATACCTCGTCAATGAAGACGCTACTACCCGAAACATCCTATCAGCCCTCCGGACCTTTCTTAAACAACCCAAGGCTGAGGATCTTGTCATCATTTATTTTTCAGGACATGGGGTTCCGGATGAAGCCCGCCCTAGCAACAACTACTTTCTGACCTATGATACAGAAGCCGAAGATATTCCAGGGACTGCTTTGCACATGAGTGAGATAAAGCAATGCATAGACGATACCCTGCTTGCCGAACGGATATTGGTTATTATCGACTCATGTTATAGCGGAGCTGTGATAGATACCTCCGGAAGGGCCGCGATCGTAACCCAAAAAGTGAAGAGTGGAGCTTCCTCAGGAAGCGGGAACAATGAATTACTGGGGAAAATGATTATTGAGAGCAAACCAGGAATTACCTGGCTTGCCTCTTCTCAATCCGGTCAAAAATCTTTGGAGGATGCAAAGTGGGGCGCAAAAGGGGAGGATGGTAAACCCATAGGTGGTGGAGCTTTTACACATGCGCTAATTGAAGGAATCAATGGGGCTGCCGATGGATATCTGGGAGGAGGTAATTATGGAAAAAAAGACGGTATAGTATCTGTAGGAGAACTGAGCATATACGTTAGAGACAAGGTGGTCGAATTGACCAACACCCAGCAAGAGCCAACGACCATAAGTGGTACCCACGACATGCCCATTTCCTACACAGGAGGGCTAGACACTCAACTGCATTTTAAACTGGGAAAATTACTTATGGAAGTAGGTAATAGAAGCCGCGACCTCGAACGGTACCTATCTGCATATTGGCATTTCCGGAAAGCTGTTCAGTTGTATAAAGGCAAGAAGGAAGAATCGCAACTACAAAAAGAACAATACCTGTTATGGCAGGCACGTGCATTGAGTGCTGCGGGTAAGTGGGAAGAAGCAGAACAAATCTTTGCAAAAATCTATTTGGACCGAAAATCGGCAGATGTCTTATTCCTAAAAGGCTGTATGCAATTGCTCCAAGGCAAGAGAGATGAGAAAAAATTGCTGGAAGCAGCTGAAACACTTAAACAATTTGGCAATCAATATCCTGAACATGAGAAATATGCCTTTGCGAAGGTTTTAGGAGAGGTCCTGGTTAAAAAAGCGCAGCGAGGGAAAATTTATGCCTTCCTGCTGGGGGTTGACAGCTATAAACATTTTGGCAATTTAAAGGGACCTTTGAATGATGTGGAGATTATGAAAGAAGCACTTAGTACTTTTTGGGAGGATGTAGAGATCGAAGTGCTTCTAGGGGAAAAGGCAAACACACATTCTCTGAAAGAGAAGCTTACTTCCTACGCCCGATCACTAAGCATAGAGGATACCTTTATTTACTATCATACGGGAAGAGCCTTTCATGAGCCTTTCCTGCTAGACGATTACAATTCCGCTCCTGATGCACCGTATATCCCATTATTTGCATCTAAAATTGATAGCCATCCTAAAACAGGTGAAAAAGTATTTGAAGAAATTGTATATGCCCGTCAATTTCATGAATACATCAAAGGAATTCCGGCTAAATCAAAAATTCTTATTTTGGATCATTGTCATTCTCCAGCTTTTCTGGAACTGGTAGAAAGCGAAGGGGATTATTCGGTCTGGTCAGCAGCAATAGAGGGACAATTTGCTAATGAGAAAATTCTTGAAGGAAAACTAAATGGGGTATTTTCCTATTCTGTGTCTAAAACCTTAAAAAGGTTTAAAGGGAAAGAACAAGAAGATTCTTTTAAAGAAGCATTTTCCCGAGAAGTCGAAAAAATTGTGAAAAAGGAGACTTCAAATCAGGATCCCCAGTTTATTTGGGCTCCTGGATCCTTCCCTTCAGAAAGTCCACTAGATAATATCTATGACCTGGTAAATTTTACCTATGGTGCCAATACCTATTATTCTTTTTCCAAACTTCAAACTTTCTCTAGTTTACTGCCTGATACACCTGTTCTGGATGTCTACAAAAAGCTGATACAATCCTACATGGATCAAGATCCCCTAAAGGCTATGCGATTGGCATCAGAATTAGAAGCGATAGGTTTATTGGATGATGAACTTCATTTGAATTTGGTTTTGCTCAATCACGGCAAATTTAATTTTTCTAAGGCAAAGGAGCATTTGGACATCTATCTTCAAACTAATGATGGAAGCCATACCGCTGAGCAAGCCCTGGCAAAATTGTATAAAGAAAGGCATGAAGTCAAAAAACGAGCCTTATTGGTAGGCGTAGACTGCTTCGAAACTAAAGAAGGGGAAGAGGCAATCGGTGAAGATCTAACAAATACTATTGATTACCCCAGAAGGTATAGCGGTCAGGATGAAATCCTTCGGGATGTAGATATATGGAAAAAATTGTTGGAAGAATTTGGCTTTAAAGTCAAGGTCTTGAAAAATAAAGCTGCGAGTCGAAATGAGATTGAGACGGAATTTAAGAAATTGGTGGAACACGCTGAGCATGGTCCGGCTGTTTTCTTCTATGCAGGATATTGTTCCCATGAAGTGAGACGAAAAAGCATGACGAGGTCTACCGATAAGAAATTTAAGTTCAATAACGATCACAAAGTTAAAGGGAGTATTCTGAGCTACGATGTTTTTTTAGATCATGTCCAGGATATCAGCTTCTTGGAACTGGCACATATGGCCAAGTCAGCCAATCATTTAACCACGATCATTGAAGCTGGTCTTATAAAGGGTTCAAGAAGATATATAGACCCCGATGTGATTACTGGTACTTCCCAAAGTAAGGGTTTGATGTTCGAAGAGGATGAATCTGACCTGGAGGATCGTATAATAAGGAAGTTCCAGGGAAGTTCATTGCGCCTTCGCAATAATTGGCTTAAATTTCTCCAAATTGGCAACGTAAGTGTTTTTTCGGGCGGGACTATCTCAAAAGCTTATTCCGCTAATTCTGGACTCTGGATTGAACTCGTAGGCCATGAGATACAAGATGAGCAAGAACCCTTTCCCGAGAATCGAGGAGGAGGGATTATGACAGCTTTTCTCCAGAAGATTTTAAGCCAGGAAGGTCAAAAAGGATCAAGGGAACCCTTATCCTTGGAAACGCTTAGTAGACAGGTGAAGAGATTGAAAAAGCAAATTCCAAATTCCCTGGACAATCAGAAATATAAGTATTTCTCCCCCATTATTTTGGGGCCTAAGAAGGCGGCTTTTGCGGGATTTGTGGACTTAGGAGTTGATGAGATATTTGAAATCAAAAACAAAAGCCTGAGGTTGGCCAAAGATGAACTGTCAAAACTCATAGCAAAATTAGAGTCCAATGAAAGACTTTCAGTTACCCAAATCGATTTAGGAGTCGTTCATCACTTATTGGGGGAGCGTTACCAGCTGGCTGATAAGCATGAAGAAGCAAAACTACAATTTGAGAAAGCAGAAATAGCGTTTAAGAAAGCCATCGCCAATGAGGATGAAAAAGCCAACTTTCCCATGGGAAGATTATTGGTGGATGCTTTCAAAACATTCAAATATACTTGGACTCAATCCCTTAGTTTTTTACGAAAGGCGAATAAATTAGAACCTTCCAATCCTTCTATCAAATACTATTTGGCTACTGCCATGAAAGGAGAAATAGAAGAAGAACGTGAAACGGAATTGATTACAGCTTTTGAGTCCTATTTAAAGGCAGGCGCACCTATGGGAAATCGGGATCGGGTAGTGGAAAGTTTGAATGAACTTGATCCCAAAAGGAAAAAGATAGCATTGATAGAAAAGGGAAAGAAGAGCTTGGAATCCGGGAAGCATAAAGACCTGAAAGAAGGTATTAAAGCCTTTGAAGAAGCTATCGAGTTGGGAGATGAAAGCTCTTTCGTTTTTCTGGGGCAGGCATACGAAAAACAAAAGGACTATGTTCGAGCGGTTCAGGCCTATAGTCAAATGAAAGAAGTAGACCGTAAAAAACCGGAACACAAAAAACGCATGGGTTTCGCCATCCAGCAACTCTTTCATGATAAATCGCTCCTCTTGGAAGGAATTTCTTATTTGAATATCCACGAGCTCGATGCTGAAGAGAAAAGCATTAGGAGAAGATTGTTGGATTCTTATCAATTGTTGACCAGCGTGGAGGGAGTTAAAACCTATGATTTCTTAGCGAAACACTTTGAGAACAGAGCAACAAGTTACCTGAAGGCCCTGGGCTCAGATTTCCCCCCAAGAACAATGAATGAGCCAAGTATCAAGGCATTTGGGGATTTCCTGAAAAAGTATCAAAATGTAGAAACTCTGGTAGAAAAGCGAGTAAACTTGATCCTAAAAGGGCAAACTTCTCCTGCGCTTCCGGAATTTGATACCTTCGAAGACCCACGAGTAAAACCTGGCTCCGAGAGCTCGGAAAAATACCGTACACTTGTTCTCAATGGGCTGATATGGATGGCAGAAGATATGAATTATGAAACAGAAGAGGGATCCTGGTTAGTTGAAAATGAGTACGGTTCATACAGCAGGCTCTATACTTGGGAAACGGCTATGAAAGTATGCCCACAAGGATGGCGTCTTCCCAGCGACGAAGAATGGAAAAGTTTGGCCGAATCTTTTGGCGAAAAAATGGATGGAGGATGGGAAGAACCTTATGCTCAACTAATCGACGGGGGATTGACGGGTTTCAATGTTAAACATGCGGGTTGGATGGAAGAAGAGGGCATCCATAAAGGAATTCAAACCGAGGAGGAACATGCCAAATACTGGACAAGTACGGACTTC includes:
- a CDS encoding caspase family protein, which gives rise to MSHLHALLIGIDTYAASNEMDQLKDLSACVNDVNNFANYLSLSLPRERLIVEKLINQDATKQGIEDKIREFFLSDNRQISDEDTLLFYYSGHGCQEEADPGWKEKDNQLEALVCHDTYVNGTPPFSDKELRYLFHLISLRTKARIVLITDACNSGGLSRDLSQLTNRLGPQAGVRPWDQFLFSTGEHEPTVSKAVLTDTNLLETSLPESIHIHMGACESYQSAFEVPGQQGVFSKNLLHILEQTQDSISFRDLHARVRYRVRQKYSQFPTLYAKGLKKDQIIVHDLLDGTFLTGLESQRKVLANVFKQHGKWRLDKGAIHGIPPKQAVQKLNIQILDDTDETFSLGKLKEVKPAFSVIDSVNPENLQVRKRLGTGPKKEYQARISGLYNDPLVIYIGGTDRLIADLKSLLDEASIQVQLQELNIEWVDDPMEASYQLLASEEGYTLTHAGETLAKKEDFPLLDPIRRNTANLAEQLLRYLSHIAHWNFVRALHNPKPKTNLKEVLKWELIWQPALGDHTKDIAMQEYLEEITFNPDKEAEEAKLPDPFEYPDWEIELAKPRLDEEAFGYLRLWIQNLSEKPLYISLLYMGHLFQVNSRTMPRQKEVVRLGGKEKIWGLGNESIGSPVYFRPYERDKRNRGQMFYLKLIVSNSPFELSGSLNQTRLPFPGENLAKDGIKQEQGPVQGYPDGAFWLTKILRIRVLNPDYQASP
- a CDS encoding caspase family protein, which gives rise to MDIFTADQRSGIDKKPILDQWAVVIGISTYKDSKRPPKGKDQEAVGLSPAFNRTINPLEFAHTDARSFKEQLESGRCGSFKDIRYLVNEDATTRNILSALRTFLKQPKAEDLVIIYFSGHGVPDEARPSNNYFLTYDTEAEDIPGTALHMSEIKQCIDDTLLAERILVIIDSCYSGAVIDTSGRAAIVTQKVKSGASSGSGNNELLGKMIIESKPGITWLASSQSGQKSLEDAKWGAKGEDGKPIGGGAFTHALIEGINGAADGYLGGGNYGKKDGIVSVGELSIYVRDKVVELTNTQQEPTTISGTHDMPISYTGGLDTQLHFKLGKLLMEVGNRSRDLERYLSAYWHFRKAVQLYKGKKEESQLQKEQYLLWQARALSAAGKWEEAEQIFAKIYLDRKSADVLFLKGCMQLLQGKRDEKKLLEAAETLKQFGNQYPEHEKYAFAKVLGEVLVKKAQRGKIYAFLLGVDSYKHFGNLKGPLNDVEIMKEALSTFWEDVEIEVLLGEKANTHSLKEKLTSYARSLSIEDTFIYYHTGRAFHEPFLLDDYNSAPDAPYIPLFASKIDSHPKTGEKVFEEIVYARQFHEYIKGIPAKSKILILDHCHSPAFLELVESEGDYSVWSAAIEGQFANEKILEGKLNGVFSYSVSKTLKRFKGKEQEDSFKEAFSREVEKIVKKETSNQDPQFIWAPGSFPSESPLDNIYDLVNFTYGANTYYSFSKLQTFSSLLPDTPVLDVYKKLIQSYMDQDPLKAMRLASELEAIGLLDDELHLNLVLLNHGKFNFSKAKEHLDIYLQTNDGSHTAEQALAKLYKERHEVKKRALLVGVDCFETKEGEEAIGEDLTNTIDYPRRYSGQDEILRDVDIWKKLLEEFGFKVKVLKNKAASRNEIETEFKKLVEHAEHGPAVFFYAGYCSHEVRRKSMTRSTDKKFKFNNDHKVKGSILSYDVFLDHVQDISFLELAHMAKSANHLTTIIEAGLIKGSRRYIDPDVITGTSQSKGLMFEEDESDLEDRIIRKFQGSSLRLRNNWLKFLQIGNVSVFSGGTISKAYSANSGLWIELVGHEIQDEQEPFPENRGGGIMTAFLQKILSQEGQKGSREPLSLETLSRQVKRLKKQIPNSLDNQKYKYFSPIILGPKKAAFAGFVDLGVDEIFEIKNKSLRLAKDELSKLIAKLESNERLSVTQIDLGVVHHLLGERYQLADKHEEAKLQFEKAEIAFKKAIANEDEKANFPMGRLLVDAFKTFKYTWTQSLSFLRKANKLEPSNPSIKYYLATAMKGEIEEERETELITAFESYLKAGAPMGNRDRVVESLNELDPKRKKIALIEKGKKSLESGKHKDLKEGIKAFEEAIELGDESSFVFLGQAYEKQKDYVRAVQAYSQMKEVDRKKPEHKKRMGFAIQQLFHDKSLLLEGISYLNIHELDAEEKSIRRRLLDSYQLLTSVEGVKTYDFLAKHFENRATSYLKALGSDFPPRTMNEPSIKAFGDFLKKYQNVETLVEKRVNLILKGQTSPALPEFDTFEDPRVKPGSESSEKYRTLVLNGLIWMAEDMNYETEEGSWLVENEYGSYSRLYTWETAMKVCPQGWRLPSDEEWKSLAESFGEKMDGGWEEPYAQLIDGGLTGFNVKHAGWMEEEGIHKGIQTEEEHAKYWTSTDFKEDTSQAMAYVFKKINGKMYRGKDSKTKGFACRYVTNIAQITLR